A DNA window from Choloepus didactylus isolate mChoDid1 chromosome 9, mChoDid1.pri, whole genome shotgun sequence contains the following coding sequences:
- the LOC119544994 gene encoding U1 small nuclear ribonucleoprotein C-like, producing MPKFYCDYCNTYLTHDSPSVRETHCSGRKHKENEKDYYQKWMEEQAQSLIDKTTAAFQQGKIPPTPFSAPPPAGVMIPPPPIHPGPPRPVMMPASHMGGPPMMPVMGPPPARMMPVGPAPGMRPPMGGHMPMMPGPLMMRPPASPILAPTWPGMTRPFR from the coding sequence ATGCCCAAGTTTTACTGTGACTACTGCAATACATACCTCACCCATGACTCTCCATCTGTGAGAGAGACACACTGCAGTGGTaggaaacacaaagagaatgagaaagactACTATCAGAAATGGATGGAAGAGCAGGCTCAGAGCCTGATTGACAAGACAACGGCTGCATTTCAACAGGGAAAGATACCTCCTACTCCATTTTCTGCTCCTCCTCCTGCAGGGGTGATGATCCCACCTCCCCCCATTCACCCGGGCCCTCCTCGCCCTGTTATGATGCCAGCATCCCATATGGGGGGCCCTCCCATGATGCCAGTGATGGGCCCTCCTCCTGCTAGGATGATGCCAGTGGGACCTGCTCCTGGAATGAGGCCGCCCATGGGAGGTCACATGCCAATGATGCCTGGACCCCTAATGATGAGACCTCCTGCCAGTCCCATCTTGGCACCCACTTGGCCAGGAATGACCCGACCATTCAGATAA